In the genome of Cupriavidus malaysiensis, one region contains:
- a CDS encoding amidohydrolase family protein, whose protein sequence is MIDIHSHFLPPISRAEASAVDAQRAPWLAVDAGGEAGQIMIADAPFRPVYRALWDADFRVAELDAQGIDMQLVCATPVMFGYAWEAARTADWAARMNDKAIGFCARHPHRLKALAQVPLQDTRLACAEASRALAAGCVGVQIGNHVGDKDLDHPDLVDFLVYCAEHGIPVLVHPWDMMGGGQRMKRWMLPWLVAMAAETQLGMLSLILSGALERIPASLRICFAHGGGSFAFQLGRADNAWKHRDIVRKDCPRPPSEYARRLHVDSIVFDEGALRLLVDVMGAERVMLGSDYPFPLGEQEVGALVRRAPCLDAAQRRGILGENARAFFGLDAAAPAA, encoded by the coding sequence ATGATCGACATCCACTCCCATTTCCTGCCCCCCATCAGCCGCGCGGAGGCCAGCGCGGTCGATGCGCAGCGCGCGCCCTGGCTGGCCGTCGATGCCGGTGGCGAGGCCGGACAGATCATGATCGCGGATGCGCCCTTCCGCCCGGTTTACCGGGCGCTGTGGGACGCCGACTTCCGTGTCGCCGAGCTCGATGCGCAGGGCATCGACATGCAGCTGGTGTGCGCCACGCCGGTGATGTTCGGCTATGCCTGGGAGGCCGCCCGCACCGCCGACTGGGCGGCGCGCATGAACGACAAGGCGATCGGCTTCTGCGCGCGCCATCCCCACAGGCTCAAGGCGCTGGCGCAAGTGCCGCTGCAGGATACGCGGCTGGCCTGCGCGGAAGCCTCGCGCGCGCTCGCCGCGGGTTGTGTCGGCGTGCAGATCGGCAATCACGTGGGAGACAAAGACCTCGACCATCCGGACCTGGTCGACTTTCTCGTCTACTGCGCCGAGCACGGCATCCCGGTGCTGGTCCACCCTTGGGACATGATGGGCGGCGGGCAGCGCATGAAGCGCTGGATGCTGCCCTGGCTGGTGGCGATGGCCGCGGAGACGCAGCTCGGCATGCTGTCGCTGATCCTGTCGGGCGCGCTGGAGCGGATTCCCGCGTCGCTGCGCATCTGCTTCGCCCATGGCGGCGGCAGTTTCGCCTTCCAGCTCGGGCGTGCCGACAACGCGTGGAAGCACCGCGACATCGTGCGCAAGGACTGCCCGCGGCCACCGTCGGAGTATGCGCGGCGCCTGCACGTGGACAGCATCGTGTTCGACGAAGGCGCGCTGCGCCTGCTGGTCGACGTGATGGGGGCCGAGCGCGTGATGCTGGGCTCGGACTATCCCTTCCCGCTCGGCGAGCAGGAGGTCGGGGCCCTGGTGCGCCGCGCGCCCTGCCTGGACGCCGCGCAGCGGCGCGGCATCCTGGGCGAAAACGCACGCGCCTTCTTCGGGCTGGATGCGGCCGCGCCGGCAGCGTGA
- the nbaC gene encoding 3-hydroxyanthranilate 3,4-dioxygenase: protein MFPLKYGRPLNFRRWLDEHAQQLKPPVGNQQIWQDSDFMVTVVGGPNERSDFHDDPVEELFYQFQGNAYLLLWERGRYERVDLREGDMFLLPPHTLHSPQRPEAGSRCLVVERQRPAGENDAFQWSCAACGTAVQRHEVTLRSIVADLPPLYESFYASPEHARRCPGCGEIHPGRDFQAWHRTLAKHFPALP from the coding sequence ATGTTTCCCTTGAAATACGGCCGGCCGCTCAACTTCCGGCGCTGGCTCGACGAACACGCGCAACAGCTCAAGCCGCCGGTCGGCAACCAGCAGATCTGGCAGGACAGCGACTTCATGGTCACCGTGGTCGGCGGGCCGAACGAGCGCAGCGATTTCCACGATGACCCGGTCGAGGAACTGTTCTATCAGTTCCAGGGCAATGCCTACCTGTTGCTGTGGGAGCGCGGCCGCTACGAGCGCGTCGACCTGCGCGAGGGCGACATGTTCCTGCTGCCGCCGCATACCCTGCATTCGCCCCAGCGCCCGGAAGCGGGCAGCCGCTGCCTGGTGGTCGAGCGCCAGCGCCCGGCCGGCGAGAACGACGCCTTCCAGTGGAGCTGCGCGGCCTGCGGCACGGCGGTGCAGCGGCATGAGGTGACGCTGCGCAGCATCGTCGCCGACCTGCCGCCCTTGTACGAATCCTTCTACGCGAGCCCGGAGCACGCGCGCCGCTGCCCCGGCTGCGGCGAGATCCATCCCGGGCGCGATTTCCAGGCCTGGCACCGCACCCTGGCCAAGCACTTTCCCGCCTTGCCATGA
- a CDS encoding RidA family protein, producing the protein MTSEAHLVAGKARPRGRFPHCKRAGDFLFVSGTSSRRPDHSFAGAQADEMGVTTLDIRAQTRAVLDNIRDILASAGAGLSDLVETQVFLVSMNDFGGFNEAWAEYFDYDGPTRTTVAVHQLPHPHLLIEIKATAYKPLATQED; encoded by the coding sequence ATGACCTCAGAAGCGCACCTGGTCGCCGGCAAGGCGCGGCCGCGCGGCCGCTTCCCGCACTGCAAGCGGGCCGGCGACTTCCTCTTCGTCTCGGGCACCAGTTCACGCCGCCCGGACCACAGCTTCGCCGGCGCGCAGGCCGACGAGATGGGCGTCACCACGCTCGATATCCGCGCACAGACACGCGCCGTGCTCGACAATATCCGCGACATCCTGGCCAGCGCGGGCGCGGGCCTGTCGGACCTGGTCGAAACCCAGGTCTTTCTCGTCAGCATGAACGACTTCGGCGGCTTCAACGAGGCCTGGGCCGAGTACTTCGACTACGACGGTCCCACCCGCACCACCGTGGCGGTGCACCAGTTGCCGCACCCGCACTTGCTGATTGAGATCAAGGCCACCGCCTACAAGCCGCTGGCCACGCAGGAGGACTGA
- a CDS encoding 2-keto-4-pentenoate hydratase, whose product MSQILADAALALDAAASQAQAIPQFAPGSFDLPTAYAIQHASIARRFERGERLKGIKLGFTSRAKMVQMGVDSLIWGYLTDAMIEEDGGPVDLGRYIHPRVEPEVCFVTRRTIDAPLTALEAADYLEAVAPAMEIIDSRYRDFRFSLEDVVADNCSSAGLVVGAWSRRFDGLGNHGVRMQFDGRDVQVGSTGAILGHPLRSVVQAARLLHAAQASLPAGSLIMAGAATAAEALRPGLHVSCSIGCGDSALGCVAFTTQPGGH is encoded by the coding sequence ATGAGCCAGATCCTCGCCGACGCCGCGCTCGCACTCGATGCGGCCGCCAGCCAGGCGCAAGCCATTCCCCAGTTCGCGCCGGGCAGCTTCGACCTGCCCACGGCCTACGCCATCCAGCACGCCTCGATCGCCCGCCGCTTCGAACGGGGCGAGCGCCTCAAGGGCATCAAGCTCGGCTTCACCAGCCGCGCAAAGATGGTGCAGATGGGCGTGGACAGCCTGATCTGGGGCTACCTGACCGACGCCATGATCGAAGAGGATGGCGGTCCGGTCGATCTCGGGCGCTACATCCACCCGCGCGTCGAGCCCGAAGTCTGCTTTGTCACGCGCCGCACCATCGACGCGCCGCTGACCGCGCTGGAAGCCGCCGACTATCTCGAAGCGGTGGCGCCGGCGATGGAGATCATCGACTCGCGCTACCGCGATTTCCGCTTCAGTCTCGAGGACGTGGTGGCGGACAACTGCTCCTCCGCCGGCCTGGTGGTGGGCGCCTGGTCGCGCCGCTTCGACGGCCTCGGCAACCATGGCGTGCGCATGCAGTTCGACGGCCGCGACGTGCAGGTCGGCTCGACCGGCGCTATCCTCGGCCACCCGCTGCGCTCGGTGGTGCAGGCCGCGCGCCTGCTGCACGCGGCGCAAGCCAGCCTTCCTGCCGGCTCGCTGATCATGGCCGGCGCTGCCACCGCGGCCGAGGCGTTGCGGCCGGGTCTGCACGTGAGCTGCAGCATCGGCTGCGGCGACAGCGCGCTGGGCTGCGTGGCCTTCACCACGCAGCCGGGCGGGCATTGA
- a CDS encoding 2-keto-4-pentenoate hydratase, with product MIDEVVQQVAQRLWRAAELRQPTPPVREELAAAAGPGGDVLTMAYQVQQVLSERRLAGGERLVGRKIGLTSKAVQRQLGVDAPDFGALFATMAAGDGEEIAWSRTLQPKVEAEIALVLQRDLPHLSHTVADVISATAYALPALEVVGSRIADWDIRLADTVADNASSGLFVLGTRPVTLDRLDLVDCGMVMERRGEPVSSGVGAACLGNPLNAAVWLADTMARLGAPLRAGDVLLTGALGPMVAAAPGDVFQARIEGLGSVRAVFGGRD from the coding sequence ATGATCGATGAAGTCGTCCAGCAGGTGGCGCAGCGTCTTTGGCGCGCTGCCGAACTGCGCCAGCCCACCCCGCCCGTGCGCGAAGAACTGGCCGCCGCGGCCGGACCTGGCGGCGACGTGCTGACGATGGCCTACCAGGTGCAGCAAGTGCTGAGCGAGCGCCGCCTGGCCGGTGGCGAGCGCCTGGTCGGCCGCAAGATCGGCCTGACTTCGAAGGCGGTGCAGCGCCAGCTCGGCGTCGATGCGCCCGACTTCGGCGCGCTGTTCGCCACCATGGCGGCCGGCGATGGCGAGGAGATCGCCTGGTCGCGCACCCTGCAGCCCAAGGTCGAGGCCGAGATCGCGCTGGTGCTGCAGCGCGACCTGCCGCACCTGTCGCATACGGTGGCCGACGTGATTTCCGCCACGGCCTACGCGCTGCCTGCGCTGGAAGTGGTGGGCAGCCGCATCGCCGACTGGGACATCCGGCTGGCCGACACCGTGGCCGACAACGCCTCTTCCGGCCTGTTCGTGCTGGGTACGCGGCCGGTCACGCTGGACCGGCTCGACCTGGTCGACTGCGGCATGGTGATGGAGCGCCGCGGCGAGCCGGTCTCGAGCGGCGTGGGCGCGGCCTGCCTGGGCAATCCGCTCAACGCGGCGGTATGGCTGGCCGACACCATGGCCCGGCTGGGCGCGCCGCTGCGCGCCGGCGACGTGCTGCTGACGGGGGCGCTGGGGCCGATGGTGGCGGCCGCGCCCGGCGATGTGTTCCAGGCGCGCATCGAAGGGCTGGGCTCGGTGCGGGCCGTCTTCGGCGGGCGCGACTGA
- a CDS encoding RidA family protein, translating to MLQRILSTRVAAPKFAYSPCVRHGATAYVAGMVALDPDSGRLVDGGVAAQTRRIFDNLQLALPDYGLDLDALCLARAYLSDFSTFAEFNHAWESVFAGRPLPARTTLGVAALPLGAAVEIEFTFACSTAERS from the coding sequence ATGCTGCAGAGAATCCTCTCGACGCGCGTGGCCGCGCCGAAGTTCGCCTATTCGCCGTGCGTGCGCCACGGCGCCACCGCCTACGTGGCCGGCATGGTGGCGCTGGACCCAGACAGCGGCCGCCTGGTCGACGGCGGCGTGGCCGCGCAGACCCGGCGCATCTTCGACAACCTGCAACTGGCGCTGCCGGACTATGGCCTCGATCTCGATGCCCTGTGCCTGGCGCGCGCCTACCTCAGCGATTTCTCCACCTTCGCCGAATTCAACCACGCCTGGGAGTCGGTCTTCGCCGGCCGGCCGCTGCCGGCCCGTACCACGCTCGGTGTCGCCGCGCTGCCGCTGGGCGCCGCGGTGGAGATCGAGTTCACCTTTGCCTGCTCCACAGCGGAGCGCTCATGA
- a CDS encoding 2-hydroxymuconic semialdehyde dehydrogenase, which yields MSRFNLPASLRPTRNYVGGEFVETGRTFSNLCPVDGHELAQVHEADAALVDRAVRSARAAMAGPWGRSHVEERARLLHRVADIIERRFEDFLAAEVADTGRPLGQARQLDIYRGIHNFRTFADLGKLAHTDFFETRLGDGTELINYTKRKPLGVVASISPWNLPILSLTWKAAPALICGNAIVCKPSEETPSTATLVAEAFHEAGAPAGVFNVVHGFGPGSAGEALTTHGGVDAVTFTGESRTGAAIMKAVADGVKEVSFELGGKNAAIVFADADFDAAVEGIVRSSFTNAGQVCLCTERVYVERPLFERFVAALKARTEALQVGWPDQPGVFMGSLISHGHRDKVLSYFDLAVQEGATVVTGGRVPQFGDARDDGAFVLPTIWTGLADDARCMREEVFGPVCHLAPFDSEDEAIRRANDSAYGLASSVWTTNLSRAHRVTARLHVGIAWVNTWFSRDLRTPFGGSKLSGMGREGGRYSLDFYSETTNVSIKI from the coding sequence TTGTCGCGATTCAATCTACCGGCGTCGCTGCGGCCGACGCGCAACTATGTGGGCGGCGAGTTCGTCGAAACCGGGCGGACCTTCAGCAACCTGTGCCCGGTGGATGGCCATGAGCTGGCCCAGGTGCACGAGGCCGACGCCGCGCTGGTCGACCGCGCCGTGCGCAGCGCGCGCGCGGCCATGGCAGGGCCCTGGGGCCGCTCCCATGTCGAGGAGCGCGCGCGCCTGCTGCATCGCGTGGCCGACATCATCGAGCGCCGCTTCGAGGACTTCCTTGCCGCCGAGGTGGCCGATACCGGCCGCCCGCTCGGCCAGGCGCGCCAGCTCGATATCTACCGCGGCATCCACAACTTCCGCACCTTCGCCGACCTCGGCAAGCTGGCCCATACCGACTTCTTCGAGACCCGGCTGGGCGACGGCACCGAACTGATCAACTACACCAAGCGCAAGCCGCTCGGCGTGGTCGCCAGCATCTCGCCGTGGAACCTGCCGATCCTGTCGCTGACCTGGAAGGCGGCGCCGGCGCTGATCTGCGGCAATGCCATCGTCTGCAAGCCGTCCGAGGAGACGCCGTCGACCGCCACGCTGGTGGCCGAGGCGTTCCACGAGGCCGGCGCGCCGGCCGGCGTGTTCAACGTGGTCCATGGCTTCGGCCCCGGCTCGGCCGGCGAGGCGCTGACCACGCATGGGGGTGTCGACGCGGTGACGTTCACCGGCGAGTCGCGCACCGGTGCCGCCATCATGAAGGCGGTCGCCGACGGCGTGAAGGAGGTGTCGTTCGAGCTGGGTGGCAAGAACGCCGCCATCGTGTTCGCCGACGCCGATTTCGACGCCGCCGTGGAGGGCATCGTGCGCTCCAGCTTCACCAACGCCGGCCAGGTGTGCCTGTGCACGGAGCGCGTCTACGTCGAGCGTCCCCTCTTCGAGCGCTTCGTCGCCGCGCTCAAGGCGCGCACCGAGGCGCTGCAGGTGGGCTGGCCCGACCAGCCCGGGGTCTTCATGGGCTCCTTGATCTCGCACGGCCACCGCGACAAGGTGCTGTCCTATTTCGATCTCGCCGTGCAGGAGGGCGCCACTGTCGTCACCGGCGGCCGTGTGCCGCAGTTCGGCGACGCGCGCGACGACGGCGCCTTCGTGCTGCCGACCATCTGGACCGGCCTGGCGGACGACGCGCGCTGCATGCGCGAGGAAGTGTTCGGCCCGGTCTGCCACCTGGCGCCGTTCGACAGCGAGGACGAGGCGATCCGCCGCGCCAACGACAGCGCCTATGGCCTGGCGAGCAGCGTGTGGACCACCAACCTGTCGCGCGCGCACCGCGTGACGGCGCGCCTGCACGTGGGCATCGCCTGGGTCAATACCTGGTTCTCGCGCGACCTGCGCACACCGTTCGGTGGCAGCAAGCTGTCGGGCATGGGGCGCGAGGGAGGCCGCTACTCGCTGGACTTCTACTCCGAGACCACCAACGTCAGCATCAAGATCTGA
- a CDS encoding LysR substrate-binding domain-containing protein: MSFSKLSLARRLRLQQLAIFDTVVATGSLLAASRELHMTQPALTKAVQELEEHMEQALFVRTRRGVELTDFGRMMHGHCRSLLAGVRLLADDLNAWKAGVSGQVIVGSLLVASARLLPKALVRLRALAPDVVVEVRVGGNEAMFEALVRGELDVMVGLLPAQPGDPALEHVPLFEEKLCAVVGRHHPLASEVAPALAQLEHYDWILPTPESDAMPAALRFFEALGMKRPVRVIESVSILTNLGLLIQSEMIGVMPFSVARQFVQGGLLSVLPLGHGSVFGTIGYTLCKGREPSPAAERLLQALREAAEP; encoded by the coding sequence ATGTCCTTCTCCAAACTCTCGCTGGCCCGCCGCCTGCGCCTGCAGCAACTCGCCATCTTCGACACCGTGGTCGCCACCGGCTCGCTGCTGGCGGCGTCGCGCGAGCTGCATATGACCCAGCCGGCGCTGACCAAGGCGGTGCAGGAACTGGAAGAACACATGGAGCAGGCGCTGTTCGTGCGCACCCGGCGCGGCGTGGAACTGACCGATTTCGGCCGCATGATGCACGGGCACTGCCGTTCGCTGCTGGCGGGGGTGCGCCTGCTGGCCGACGACCTCAATGCCTGGAAGGCCGGGGTATCGGGGCAGGTCATCGTCGGTTCGCTGCTGGTGGCCTCGGCGCGCCTGCTGCCCAAGGCGCTGGTGCGGCTGCGCGCGCTGGCGCCGGATGTGGTGGTGGAGGTGCGCGTGGGCGGCAACGAGGCCATGTTCGAGGCGCTGGTGCGCGGCGAGCTGGACGTGATGGTGGGCCTGCTGCCGGCGCAGCCGGGCGATCCGGCGCTGGAGCACGTGCCGCTCTTCGAGGAGAAGCTGTGTGCGGTGGTGGGGCGCCACCATCCGCTCGCCAGCGAGGTGGCGCCGGCGCTGGCGCAGCTCGAGCACTACGACTGGATCCTGCCGACACCGGAGTCCGACGCGATGCCGGCGGCATTGCGCTTCTTCGAGGCGTTGGGCATGAAGCGGCCGGTGCGGGTGATCGAGTCGGTTTCGATCCTGACCAATCTCGGTCTGCTGATCCAGTCCGAGATGATCGGGGTGATGCCGTTCTCGGTGGCCCGGCAGTTCGTCCAGGGTGGCTTGCTGAGCGTGCTGCCGCTGGGCCATGGCAGCGTCTTCGGCACCATCGGCTATACCCTGTGCAAGGGGCGCGAGCCGTCGCCGGCGGCCGAGCGCCTGCTGCAGGCGCTGCGCGAGGCCGCCGAGCCGTAG
- a CDS encoding dioxygenase yields METAVHDKTSRADEALALIEDEFSVTPIVEAAMAGTSDPRLRFVMASLVRHLHDFLREVRPTDEEFERGLEFVAALGHATHATNNEVVLAADVLGLSTLVTVMNNSTRDGRTPGALLGPFYRANAPAYDCGDCVVQDDAPGLPLFVSGTVRATDGTPLAGALVEVWQASPVGLYDNQDPSQPDRNLRGRFHTDAHGRYHFRTVRPAGYPVPTGGPVGTLLAAQQRHPYRPAHIHFIVAAPGYRTLVTQVFADEAPALEGDVTFGVHRQLVGRLDHVEQGRSPWGELPAPYDTLDFDFALEPGTPTFPKPPID; encoded by the coding sequence ATGGAGACAGCAGTTCACGACAAGACATCCCGCGCCGACGAAGCGCTCGCGCTGATCGAGGACGAGTTTTCGGTGACGCCCATCGTCGAGGCCGCCATGGCAGGCACGTCCGACCCGCGCCTGCGCTTCGTGATGGCGTCGCTGGTGCGGCACCTGCACGACTTCCTGCGCGAGGTCCGGCCCACCGACGAGGAGTTCGAGCGGGGCCTGGAATTCGTCGCCGCGCTCGGCCATGCCACCCATGCCACCAATAACGAAGTGGTGCTGGCGGCGGACGTGCTGGGGCTGTCGACCCTGGTCACGGTGATGAACAACAGCACCCGCGACGGCCGCACGCCCGGCGCGCTGCTGGGACCGTTCTACCGCGCCAACGCGCCGGCCTACGACTGCGGCGACTGCGTGGTGCAGGACGATGCGCCCGGCCTGCCGCTGTTCGTCAGCGGCACGGTGCGCGCCACCGACGGCACGCCGCTGGCCGGTGCCCTGGTGGAGGTCTGGCAGGCATCGCCGGTGGGCCTGTACGACAACCAGGACCCGTCGCAGCCCGACCGCAACCTGCGCGGGCGCTTCCACACCGATGCCCACGGCCGCTACCACTTCCGCACCGTGCGCCCGGCCGGCTATCCGGTACCGACCGGCGGCCCGGTGGGCACGCTGCTGGCGGCGCAGCAGCGCCATCCGTACCGCCCCGCCCACATCCACTTCATCGTCGCCGCGCCGGGCTACCGCACCCTGGTCACCCAGGTCTTCGCCGACGAGGCGCCGGCGCTGGAAGGCGATGTGACCTTCGGCGTGCACCGCCAGCTGGTGGGCCGGCTCGACCATGTGGAGCAGGGCCGCAGCCCCTGGGGCGAGCTGCCCGCGCCCTACGACACGCTGGACTTCGACTTCGCGCTCGAACCCGGCACGCCGACCTTCCCCAAGCCGCCGATCGACTGA
- a CDS encoding SDR family NAD(P)-dependent oxidoreductase produces the protein MSLSPLSGKVAVILGGTGGIGFAAGDALARLGASIVLAGRNHDGAASAAAALPAGNHLAASAEIRDSASLRELAASVLHHYGRIDILVNAAGFTRAVPHADLDALDDDLIDELFAVNWRGQFAAIRAFAPHLRAGGDGLVVNVGSIAGRNGQGSNVAYCAAKAGLDAMAMSLGRALAPEIRVLNVSPGVVDTDFVPGRDAAFNERAARTTPLKRIGRAQDVAEAIAACATTLRFATGTTLVVDGGRLLG, from the coding sequence ATGAGCCTCTCTCCTCTTTCCGGCAAGGTCGCCGTCATCCTCGGCGGCACCGGCGGCATCGGCTTCGCCGCCGGCGACGCGCTGGCCCGCCTCGGCGCCAGCATCGTGCTGGCCGGGCGCAACCACGACGGCGCGGCCAGCGCGGCGGCGGCGCTGCCGGCCGGCAACCACCTGGCCGCCAGCGCCGAGATCCGCGACAGCGCCTCGCTGCGCGAACTGGCCGCCTCGGTCCTGCACCACTACGGCCGCATCGACATCCTGGTCAATGCCGCCGGCTTCACGCGCGCCGTCCCGCATGCCGACCTGGACGCCCTCGACGACGACCTGATCGACGAACTGTTCGCGGTCAACTGGCGCGGCCAGTTCGCCGCCATCCGCGCCTTCGCGCCGCACCTGCGCGCCGGCGGCGACGGACTGGTCGTCAACGTGGGCTCGATCGCCGGCCGCAACGGCCAGGGCAGCAACGTGGCCTACTGCGCCGCCAAGGCCGGGCTCGACGCCATGGCCATGTCGCTGGGCCGGGCGCTGGCACCGGAGATCCGCGTGCTCAACGTCTCGCCCGGCGTGGTCGACACCGATTTCGTGCCGGGCCGCGACGCCGCCTTCAACGAACGCGCGGCCAGGACCACGCCGCTCAAGCGCATCGGCCGCGCCCAGGACGTGGCCGAGGCCATCGCCGCCTGCGCCACCACGCTGCGCTTCGCCACCGGCACCACCCTGGTGGTCGACGGCGGCCGCCTGCTCGGCTGA
- a CDS encoding 3-keto-5-aminohexanoate cleavage protein encodes MHARKTLITCAVTGNIVTPEQHPGLPVTPAQIADAALEAAEAGAAAAHIHVRDPETGRPSMSLDYYADVIDRIRRRHRTLIINLTTGPGGRFVPSEDEPRVAAPGTTLLHPAKRVEHIAALRPDVCSLDLNTMNSGGDVVINTPANVRKMAKVIRAAGVMPELEIFDSGDLNLALDLQREGVLDGPGLWTFVLGVKYGFAATPETVFYARNMLPPGAHWSAFGIGRAEFPMVAQAWLAGGHVRVGLEDNLYLEKGVLAPDNAALVAKARGIVESLGGEIASPAEARRTLGLRDA; translated from the coding sequence ATGCATGCACGCAAAACCCTGATCACCTGCGCCGTGACCGGCAACATCGTCACGCCCGAGCAGCACCCCGGCCTGCCGGTCACGCCGGCACAGATCGCCGACGCGGCGCTGGAAGCCGCCGAGGCCGGCGCCGCCGCCGCGCACATCCACGTGCGCGACCCCGAGACCGGCCGGCCCTCGATGTCGCTCGACTACTACGCCGACGTCATCGACCGCATCCGCCGCCGCCACCGCACACTCATCATCAACCTCACCACCGGCCCCGGCGGACGCTTCGTGCCGAGCGAGGACGAGCCGCGCGTGGCCGCGCCCGGCACCACGCTGCTGCACCCGGCCAAGCGTGTCGAGCACATCGCGGCGCTGCGCCCCGACGTCTGCTCGCTCGACCTGAACACCATGAACTCGGGCGGCGACGTCGTCATCAACACCCCGGCCAACGTCCGCAAGATGGCCAAGGTGATCCGCGCAGCCGGCGTGATGCCCGAGCTGGAGATCTTCGATTCCGGCGACCTCAACCTGGCGCTGGACCTGCAGCGCGAAGGGGTGCTCGACGGCCCCGGCCTGTGGACCTTCGTGCTGGGCGTCAAGTACGGCTTCGCCGCCACGCCGGAGACCGTCTTCTACGCGCGCAACATGCTGCCGCCGGGCGCCCACTGGTCCGCCTTCGGCATCGGCCGCGCCGAGTTCCCGATGGTGGCCCAGGCCTGGCTCGCCGGCGGCCATGTACGGGTCGGGCTGGAAGACAACCTCTACCTCGAGAAAGGCGTGCTGGCACCCGACAACGCGGCCTTGGTGGCCAAGGCGCGCGGCATCGTCGAATCGCTCGGCGGCGAGATCGCCTCGCCCGCCGAAGCCCGCCGCACCCTCGGCCTGCGCGACGCCTGA
- a CDS encoding quinone oxidoreductase family protein: protein MNTIQVSRKASDIDSLQLDLLDLPRPAAQHSQCVIEVASAGVNPSDVKATLGLMPHAVWPRTPGRDFAGTVVEGPAALLGRAVWGSGGELGIRRDGSHARYLRLPVESVREKPSTLSLLEAGAVGVPFITAYEGLRRAGMPGAGSTVLVCGGNGKVGQAAVQIATALGARVFAVERTAEAYRGHASGPVRMIDASRERIAEVVRDETGGHGADIVYNTVGSPYFEQANQAMAIGAAQVFISTIERAVPFDIFAFYRGQHTYAGVDTLALDSAAGACILDQLAPMFASGALRPFPVLQDYTFALGQAKDAYRAVLQGAPERVVLKP from the coding sequence GTGAACACCATCCAAGTCAGCCGCAAGGCTTCCGATATCGACTCCCTGCAGCTCGACCTGCTCGACCTGCCCCGCCCGGCCGCCCAGCACAGCCAGTGCGTGATCGAAGTGGCCAGCGCCGGCGTCAACCCGAGCGACGTCAAGGCCACGCTCGGCCTGATGCCGCACGCGGTGTGGCCGCGCACGCCCGGACGCGACTTCGCCGGCACCGTGGTCGAGGGTCCCGCCGCGCTGCTCGGCCGCGCGGTCTGGGGCAGCGGCGGCGAGCTCGGCATCCGCCGCGACGGCAGCCATGCGCGCTACCTGCGCCTGCCGGTGGAGTCGGTGCGCGAGAAGCCGTCGACGCTCTCGCTGCTGGAGGCCGGCGCCGTCGGCGTGCCCTTCATCACCGCGTACGAGGGGCTGCGCCGTGCCGGCATGCCGGGCGCGGGCAGCACCGTGCTGGTCTGCGGCGGCAATGGCAAGGTCGGCCAGGCAGCGGTCCAGATCGCCACCGCGCTGGGCGCGCGCGTGTTCGCCGTCGAGCGCACCGCCGAGGCCTATCGCGGCCATGCCAGCGGGCCGGTGCGGATGATCGACGCCAGCCGCGAGCGCATCGCCGAAGTGGTGCGCGACGAGACCGGCGGCCATGGCGCCGACATCGTCTACAACACAGTCGGCAGCCCCTACTTCGAGCAGGCCAACCAGGCCATGGCGATCGGTGCCGCCCAGGTCTTCATCTCCACCATCGAGCGCGCGGTGCCGTTCGACATCTTCGCCTTCTACCGCGGCCAGCACACCTATGCCGGCGTCGACACGCTGGCGCTGGACAGCGCCGCCGGCGCCTGCATCCTCGACCAGCTGGCGCCGATGTTCGCCAGCGGGGCGTTGCGTCCCTTCCCGGTGCTGCAGGACTACACCTTCGCGCTCGGGCAGGCCAAGGACGCCTATCGCGCGGTGCTGCAGGGCGCGCCCGAACGCGTGGTGCTCAAGCCATGA
- a CDS encoding cupin domain-containing protein, whose protein sequence is MNVTRFAEAPAYFPPHHTGMHCLRLQGHEAGRSDALWMGVSVLLPGGHTALDASPLEKHYVVLEGEVRLRTPDETVTLHQYDSVRLAPGEAREVSNPCNRPALLLLAMPYP, encoded by the coding sequence ATGAACGTCACCCGCTTCGCCGAAGCACCGGCCTACTTCCCGCCGCACCACACCGGCATGCACTGCCTGCGCCTGCAGGGGCACGAGGCGGGCCGCTCCGACGCCCTGTGGATGGGCGTGTCGGTGCTGCTGCCGGGCGGGCACACCGCCCTGGACGCCTCTCCCCTGGAGAAGCACTACGTCGTGCTGGAGGGCGAGGTGCGCCTGCGCACGCCGGACGAGACCGTCACGCTGCATCAGTACGACTCGGTGCGGCTGGCGCCGGGCGAGGCACGCGAAGTCTCGAACCCGTGCAACCGGCCCGCCCTGCTGCTGCTGGCCATGCCCTATCCGTGA